One window from the genome of Pyrobaculum ferrireducens encodes:
- a CDS encoding clan AA aspartic protease, with translation MNGGVNYQFNSASLILVTGLSAVFQQLGHGGGSKLHREGVALYAIYRMAEGEGAVSCLNSGWVIDVGITFTEVEIGGRRYRALVDTGFNGEVAVSRRVAEEAGLAPFRTKERVLADGRIVKMGVAVGVVKIGGEETEAFVEIIDELPLDVLVGVQALERLGYVVDPKTGRIEKIGLILV, from the coding sequence ATGAACGGAGGTGTAAATTACCAATTCAATTCCGCCTCGTTAATTCTAGTGACTGGATTAAGTGCGGTCTTTCAACAACTTGGGCACGGCGGCGGTTCTAAATTACACAGAGAGGGCGTAGCACTGTACGCCATCTACAGAATGGCGGAGGGCGAGGGGGCGGTAAGTTGCTTAAATAGTGGCTGGGTTATAGATGTGGGTATTACATTTACAGAGGTGGAGATAGGTGGCAGAAGGTACAGAGCGTTGGTGGACACTGGGTTTAATGGAGAGGTGGCGGTGAGCCGCCGAGTTGCAGAGGAGGCGGGCCTCGCCCCGTTTAGGACGAAGGAGAGGGTGCTGGCAGATGGGAGGATAGTAAAGATGGGTGTCGCGGTTGGTGTGGTAAAAATCGGCGGAGAGGAAACCGAGGCCTTTGTGGAGATTATCGACGAGTTGCCTCTAGATGTGCTTGTGGGCGTGCAGGCGCTTGAAAGGCTGGGATACGTGGTAGACCCAAAGACGGGGAGGATAGAAAAAATTGGACTAATCCTCGTCTGA
- a CDS encoding 4Fe-4S dicluster domain-containing protein: MNRRTFLKTPALALLATLPTAKAKSIKLQPVEKPGGTGGAKKYALLWSATKCIFCGACVAACNAVNYGRDKTPNTTWGWPQANTRIVEVSHGRAPKFVFTQCQHCEDPPCVYNCPTGASYIDKKHGGVVIIDYNLCVGCKYCLASCPYDARWINGDGLPSKCHWCFQRVMEGKPPACVAFCPVGARDFGDLNDPNSSISRRLASAKAVYVLLPEKNTKPRFYIVEE; this comes from the coding sequence ATGAATAGGCGGACTTTTCTTAAGACGCCTGCGCTGGCCCTCCTCGCCACTCTGCCTACTGCTAAGGCAAAGTCTATAAAGTTACAGCCAGTGGAGAAGCCGGGGGGGACTGGCGGCGCGAAGAAATACGCCCTTTTGTGGAGCGCGACTAAGTGTATCTTTTGTGGGGCGTGTGTCGCCGCGTGCAACGCCGTGAATTATGGACGTGACAAAACTCCAAACACAACATGGGGGTGGCCGCAAGCAAATACAAGAATTGTAGAGGTAAGTCACGGCAGGGCTCCCAAATTCGTCTTTACGCAGTGCCAGCACTGTGAAGACCCGCCCTGTGTCTACAACTGCCCCACGGGGGCGTCTTACATAGATAAAAAACACGGCGGCGTTGTCATAATAGACTACAACCTGTGCGTCGGGTGTAAATACTGCCTAGCCTCGTGTCCCTACGACGCCAGGTGGATAAATGGAGATGGGCTACCTTCAAAATGCCACTGGTGTTTTCAAAGGGTAATGGAGGGGAAGCCCCCGGCATGCGTAGCCTTCTGTCCAGTGGGGGCGCGGGATTTCGGCGACTTAAACGACCCCAACTCGTCAATATCACGCCGCCTAGCCAGCGCCAAGGCGGTGTACGTCCTCTTGCCAGAGAAAAATACAAAGCCAAGGTTCTATATAGTGGAGGAGTAA
- the nrfD gene encoding NrfD/PsrC family molybdoenzyme membrane anchor subunit, protein MFQEYWDAFLIGPFLFFAGLVGIGMATTSFLRLKRYELRYEVLSYLFLGFIILALLLVMADLTRPPTVMMFSMLNSFITLRYNFLLPVLRGEITLRFSWMALGIVMLIVALLLVAIWAVPHLLERIRVILPQRITKPLSPILTILDKLAGFFLAQKWFYYLCMVVGVVVTLYSGFLISEAKAVPFWNITLWGIPAIPVIWIFSATAGALAFIRMYHLDHEHIVHTTEKYGVVAELGEILFIFLYLYTALNSPSIAARESAYAVMWGEVAPVFWGVVIGLGILTPLALAAVSRFYHSPVLIYAGCVAGLFGALALRTMVVYVGIPEPL, encoded by the coding sequence ATGTTCCAGGAGTACTGGGACGCGTTCCTCATCGGCCCCTTCCTCTTCTTCGCAGGTCTGGTAGGCATAGGCATGGCCACCACGTCGTTTCTGAGGCTGAAAAGGTACGAGTTGAGGTACGAGGTATTGAGCTATCTTTTCCTTGGGTTCATCATATTGGCGTTGTTACTAGTGATGGCCGACCTCACAAGGCCTCCGACAGTTATGATGTTCTCAATGCTCAACTCCTTCATCACTCTGAGGTATAACTTCCTACTGCCGGTTCTGAGGGGGGAGATAACCCTAAGATTCTCATGGATGGCCCTTGGCATAGTTATGTTAATAGTGGCGCTCCTTCTAGTAGCTATATGGGCGGTGCCCCACCTACTCGAAAGGATCAGGGTAATTCTCCCACAGCGCATCACCAAGCCTCTTAGCCCAATCCTTACTATATTGGACAAGTTGGCTGGTTTCTTCCTCGCCCAGAAGTGGTTTTACTACCTATGTATGGTGGTGGGGGTGGTGGTGACGCTGTACAGCGGCTTCTTAATTTCAGAGGCAAAGGCAGTGCCCTTTTGGAACATCACGCTGTGGGGAATCCCGGCGATCCCAGTAATATGGATTTTCTCCGCCACCGCGGGCGCCCTGGCGTTCATAAGAATGTACCACCTAGATCACGAGCACATAGTCCACACAACTGAGAAATACGGCGTGGTGGCTGAGCTAGGCGAAATTCTCTTCATCTTTCTCTATCTCTACACAGCGCTGAACTCCCCGTCTATAGCAGCGAGGGAGAGCGCCTACGCAGTGATGTGGGGCGAAGTGGCGCCGGTCTTCTGGGGAGTAGTGATCGGCCTGGGGATTCTGACGCCGCTAGCCCTAGCCGCTGTATCGAGATTTTACCACAGCCCCGTACTCATATACGCCGGTTGCGTAGCCGGCCTGTTCGGCGCTTTGGCGCTAAGAACCATGGTAGTGTACGTAGGAATACCTGAGCCTTTATGA
- a CDS encoding aspartyl protease family protein, whose protein sequence is MGLVYVDLVVKHGGRGRWVRALVDSGATYTVLRRDVWEELGLRPMGEMEFVLADGTVVKRAVSEALIELPGYGERRSPVVLGESGDESILGVVTLEIFGLVLDPFERKLRPMRAPMKHLLFKRAGAGRLLFLN, encoded by the coding sequence GTGGGCCTCGTCTATGTGGATTTAGTAGTTAAGCATGGGGGGCGCGGTAGATGGGTTAGGGCCCTTGTCGACTCCGGGGCGACCTACACAGTCCTCAGGAGAGACGTTTGGGAGGAGCTGGGCCTCAGGCCGATGGGCGAAATGGAGTTTGTCTTAGCGGACGGCACCGTGGTGAAGAGGGCGGTGTCTGAGGCCTTGATCGAGCTTCCGGGCTACGGCGAGAGGCGCTCCCCCGTCGTGCTGGGGGAGAGCGGGGACGAGAGTATCCTCGGCGTCGTGACGCTGGAGATCTTCGGCCTCGTGCTTGACCCCTTTGAAAGAAAGCTGAGGCCGATGAGAGCACCGATGAAACATCTTTTATTTAAGAGGGCGGGCGCCGGCAGGCTGTTGTTTTTAAACTAG
- a CDS encoding acetate--CoA ligase has product MEHVYSKYSVYKRWLEDQEGYWREFLEKTSNLIYWAKKPDQIFEWNPPQPFRWFTGGYTNAGYSAVDYKVGRFGDKTAYIYVNPELGLERRVTYGELYNLVCRFSAAMRAAGVGRGDSVLIYMPNTVEAVAAILAAARIGAVSSTVFAGFSPKAVADRVELVEPKIIFTQDYSVRRGRRVPLKENIDEALKISPWRPRMVVVRRSLMEEKEPPMDRGRDMWLEEFLEMGKAGDCSPLFVESNEPLFVLPTSGTTAKPKPVVHVHGGYQVWIIHGALLVYGLSSDDVIFNTSDIGWVVGQSYIVFAPTILGATSVLFDGVIDHPRPDVFWEVVEKYRPTLIWTSPTAARMLMRLGAHHARRHDLSSVKRVVTAGEVLNPEVWRWLYEEAFQKRVPVIDHWWQTELSGPAIGYYHALVKDMPQGLEFMQIKPGSAGVPIPGVEVEVVDEKGNPLPPGQKGTLVIKKPFPGMTPTLWKDHRRYMADYWERFEGKTVYYTGDAAYVDEDGYVWFGGRADEVIKIAGHRIGTIEVESALLTHPAVAEAAVVGVPDPIRGEAIAAFVVLRPGWSPSEALRRELIEHVRKTFGPIAVFAGMEFVNMLPRTRSGKIMRRVMKRLWTGEPLGDLSTIEDEASVDEVREAVSRLKVLKIEE; this is encoded by the coding sequence ATGGAACATGTATATAGTAAATACAGTGTATATAAAAGATGGTTAGAAGATCAAGAGGGATACTGGAGAGAGTTTCTAGAGAAGACCTCTAACTTGATATACTGGGCAAAGAAGCCAGATCAGATATTTGAGTGGAATCCGCCCCAGCCGTTTAGATGGTTCACTGGAGGCTACACCAATGCCGGCTACAGCGCCGTGGATTACAAAGTGGGTAGATTCGGCGACAAGACTGCATATATCTACGTAAACCCCGAGCTTGGTCTAGAGAGGAGGGTAACCTACGGCGAGCTGTACAACCTAGTGTGTAGATTCAGCGCGGCCATGAGGGCGGCGGGGGTGGGGAGGGGGGACTCCGTCCTTATCTACATGCCAAACACCGTGGAGGCGGTGGCGGCTATTCTGGCGGCGGCTAGGATAGGGGCGGTGTCCAGCACGGTGTTCGCCGGCTTCTCGCCTAAGGCCGTGGCGGACAGGGTCGAGCTTGTGGAGCCCAAGATTATCTTTACACAAGACTACTCTGTGAGGAGGGGGCGGAGGGTTCCGCTGAAGGAGAATATAGACGAGGCGCTGAAGATATCGCCGTGGAGGCCCCGTATGGTGGTGGTGAGGAGGAGCCTAATGGAGGAGAAGGAGCCGCCCATGGATAGGGGCCGCGACATGTGGCTGGAGGAGTTTCTCGAAATGGGGAAGGCCGGCGACTGCTCGCCTCTGTTTGTAGAGTCTAACGAGCCTCTATTCGTCCTGCCGACGTCGGGCACCACCGCCAAACCAAAGCCGGTTGTCCACGTCCACGGCGGCTACCAGGTGTGGATTATCCACGGCGCCTTGCTCGTATACGGCCTGTCCAGCGACGACGTGATATTCAACACAAGCGACATAGGCTGGGTGGTGGGGCAGAGCTACATAGTCTTCGCCCCTACCATATTGGGCGCGACCTCAGTCTTATTCGACGGCGTCATAGACCACCCCAGGCCAGACGTGTTTTGGGAGGTGGTTGAGAAGTACCGCCCCACCTTGATATGGACCTCGCCCACGGCCGCCAGGATGTTGATGAGGCTGGGGGCCCACCACGCCAGGAGGCACGACCTCTCCAGCGTCAAGCGGGTTGTGACCGCCGGCGAGGTGCTTAACCCAGAGGTGTGGAGGTGGCTGTATGAGGAGGCCTTCCAGAAGCGGGTCCCAGTAATTGACCACTGGTGGCAGACCGAGCTCAGCGGCCCCGCCATCGGCTACTACCACGCCCTTGTGAAAGACATGCCCCAAGGCCTGGAGTTTATGCAAATCAAGCCGGGCTCCGCCGGCGTGCCGATCCCCGGCGTGGAGGTGGAGGTGGTGGACGAGAAGGGCAACCCACTACCGCCCGGGCAGAAAGGCACCTTGGTAATAAAGAAGCCGTTCCCCGGAATGACCCCCACTCTGTGGAAAGATCACAGGAGGTATATGGCCGACTACTGGGAGCGCTTTGAGGGGAAGACGGTTTACTACACCGGCGACGCCGCGTATGTAGACGAGGACGGCTACGTGTGGTTCGGCGGGAGGGCAGACGAGGTGATAAAAATCGCCGGGCACCGCATAGGAACAATAGAGGTGGAATCCGCCCTCCTCACGCACCCCGCCGTGGCCGAGGCGGCTGTGGTCGGCGTGCCCGACCCAATAAGGGGAGAGGCGATCGCCGCCTTCGTCGTGCTCCGCCCAGGCTGGAGCCCCAGCGAGGCTTTGAGAAGGGAGTTGATAGAACATGTGAGGAAGACCTTCGGCCCCATCGCGGTGTTCGCCGGCATGGAGTTCGTCAATATGCTTCCCAGAACTCGGTCTGGAAAAATCATGCGTAGAGTTATGAAGCGGCTCTGGACCGGGGAGCCGCTCGGCGACTTGTCTACAATAGAAGACGAGGCGTCTGTAGACGAGGTGAGAGAGGCTGTGTCGAGGCTAAAAGTTCTGAAAATAGAAGAGTAA
- a CDS encoding 4Fe-4S dicluster domain-containing protein, translating to MSTLKPVKWPSRDFGVLYDVDKCTKCGRCVLACKERNGTVYEAKSKSFQPSSLTATTWLSLREYRGVPFLHRCFHCYSAVCALVCPVDAHIVTDYGAVVIQQDRCIGCGRCAEVCCYGVPRQGLDRRYKKCDLCLDRIAQGKPPACVEACPVGALKFGKIEDIYKAAREEEAKGRCTYGIELTHWVYVYSDQEAFEAFLGDVARRKDAEKIKNILSFPTKRGAPPPVSYLGIEGAVIALSIAALVAWRQNRIREKKEGGHE from the coding sequence GTGTCTACCTTAAAACCTGTCAAATGGCCGTCGCGAGACTTCGGTGTACTTTATGATGTAGATAAATGTACAAAATGTGGAAGGTGCGTATTGGCATGTAAAGAGAGGAACGGAACAGTCTACGAAGCCAAGTCTAAAAGCTTCCAGCCGTCGTCCCTCACGGCGACTACATGGCTCTCCCTAAGGGAGTACAGAGGCGTCCCCTTCCTCCACCGCTGTTTTCACTGCTATTCAGCGGTATGCGCATTGGTGTGTCCCGTAGATGCCCACATAGTCACTGACTATGGCGCCGTGGTTATACAACAAGATAGGTGCATTGGCTGTGGGAGATGCGCCGAGGTGTGTTGCTACGGCGTACCGAGACAAGGCCTAGACAGGAGGTACAAGAAATGCGACCTCTGCCTAGATAGGATAGCGCAAGGAAAGCCGCCGGCGTGCGTGGAGGCCTGCCCCGTCGGCGCGCTTAAATTCGGCAAGATAGAAGACATCTACAAAGCGGCTAGGGAAGAGGAGGCAAAGGGGCGGTGTACATACGGCATAGAGCTCACACATTGGGTATACGTATATAGTGACCAAGAGGCTTTTGAGGCATTTCTAGGCGACGTTGCGAGGAGGAAAGATGCCGAGAAAATTAAAAATATACTCTCATTCCCCACGAAGCGCGGCGCGCCCCCGCCGGTGAGCTACCTAGGAATAGAGGGGGCTGTCATAGCTCTCTCCATCGCAGCCCTTGTGGCCTGGCGTCAAAACAGGATAAGGGAGAAGAAGGAGGGGGGTCATGAATAG
- a CDS encoding S16 family serine protease — MPRQVIHALLLLAAPHVLAAAFGIALYQDRGIPVEVSVNVSRGSGYVNIEGLYYYDDSLWYSTVFACWEAAISAGADPFSYNYTVYIAPINASRSLAGPSLSLAVYIATYSTITGSPVNSSVVYTGTVAPGGVVDFVGGVEQKAEGAARYGFKLFVYPALQHLEFKMVEKPRLIGVYGSLVPVLEITPIQIRNITAIEVGNVYQAAAATTGRYNATANIERLREVLTRTNATAPQYKIDALINEVNRAVKKAKRLAAQQPRYHDALAAGIGKALAYVEISRNITAASTEALPRALAEVLTPYFYVLFVTDFERGRAVAEIYLATLRNITEALRPAVGADNICDAAVAHAYIHTAEMAKSTAERSLTSYMLTGDVTYAAEASYWYSQAAYYLWKAILLSREPTTGLDLNKTLAKIGRYVQTAVEYGDVYSRATGVTSPQLLEGGAKLNLLRALAAQQEGRGEAALGYYIEALASLLAYFAIHPGFPNTTGVKYMHYLDAVAHVAAPVKSIYAAEAAALAEAAGLNDTKILYMAKIHACIIAEKLAVAGDGAPHRMLRYVNYQAPAPPPQPPGEMPVEITALGLLLLVFIVKVLHHLSRRR; from the coding sequence ATGCCACGCCAGGTGATACACGCGTTGTTGCTACTCGCCGCGCCACATGTCCTAGCCGCCGCCTTTGGCATAGCGCTGTACCAAGACCGCGGGATCCCCGTCGAGGTATCTGTCAATGTGTCGAGGGGTTCGGGCTACGTAAATATTGAAGGCCTCTACTACTACGACGACTCCCTCTGGTACTCCACGGTATTTGCCTGCTGGGAGGCCGCAATTTCGGCCGGCGCCGATCCCTTCTCTTATAACTACACAGTCTACATAGCTCCGATAAACGCTTCAAGATCGCTGGCGGGGCCGAGCCTATCCCTAGCGGTATACATAGCAACCTACAGCACCATCACCGGGTCACCAGTAAACTCCAGCGTTGTGTATACGGGAACCGTGGCGCCAGGCGGCGTCGTAGACTTCGTAGGCGGAGTTGAGCAGAAGGCCGAAGGCGCCGCGAGATACGGCTTTAAACTCTTCGTCTACCCGGCGTTGCAACACCTAGAATTTAAAATGGTGGAGAAGCCGAGGCTGATAGGGGTGTACGGCTCCTTAGTGCCCGTGTTGGAGATCACTCCCATACAGATCAGGAACATAACTGCCATTGAGGTGGGCAACGTATACCAAGCCGCCGCGGCTACAACTGGGCGTTACAACGCCACTGCCAATATCGAGAGGCTAAGAGAGGTACTTACGAGAACCAACGCAACCGCCCCCCAGTACAAAATCGACGCGTTGATAAACGAGGTAAATAGGGCAGTGAAGAAAGCCAAGAGACTAGCGGCGCAGCAACCCAGGTACCACGACGCCCTCGCCGCGGGCATAGGCAAGGCGCTTGCATATGTAGAAATCTCTAGAAACATAACTGCGGCATCTACCGAGGCGCTCCCCAGGGCGTTGGCTGAGGTCTTGACACCCTACTTTTATGTGCTATTCGTCACAGATTTTGAGAGGGGACGTGCCGTGGCTGAGATATACCTCGCCACGTTGCGAAACATAACAGAGGCTTTGAGGCCGGCTGTAGGAGCCGATAACATATGCGACGCCGCCGTGGCCCACGCCTACATCCACACGGCAGAGATGGCTAAATCAACGGCGGAGAGGTCACTGACGTCGTATATGCTGACAGGAGACGTCACATACGCCGCCGAGGCTTCTTACTGGTACAGCCAAGCCGCCTACTACCTATGGAAGGCAATTCTGCTATCCAGAGAGCCAACCACCGGGCTGGATCTCAACAAGACGCTGGCGAAAATAGGCCGCTACGTACAGACAGCGGTTGAGTACGGCGATGTATACAGCAGAGCCACCGGCGTAACCTCGCCCCAGCTCCTAGAAGGCGGCGCGAAACTCAACCTCCTGAGGGCACTCGCGGCGCAACAAGAGGGCCGCGGCGAGGCCGCGCTGGGCTACTACATCGAGGCCCTCGCCTCCCTCCTCGCCTACTTCGCCATACACCCCGGGTTCCCCAACACCACCGGGGTGAAGTATATGCACTATCTAGACGCCGTCGCCCACGTAGCGGCGCCGGTTAAATCTATATATGCCGCCGAGGCCGCCGCCCTTGCAGAAGCCGCCGGCCTTAACGACACAAAGATCTTGTACATGGCAAAAATTCACGCATGTATCATAGCTGAGAAGCTAGCCGTAGCCGGCGACGGCGCCCCACACCGAATGCTGAGATACGTTAACTACCAAGCGCCGGCCCCCCCTCCACAGCCACCCGGGGAGATGCCAGTAGAAATCACCGCGCTGGGGCTACTCCTCCTGGTGTTTATAGTCAAAGTACTGCATCACCTCAGCAGGCGGCGTTAA
- a CDS encoding PaREP1 family protein: MAALPPYIVKLLEERGVDPVAYVTELVLREVDPSDRERLYEESSEYFWTEGLSLVERGELRQGGEKIWNSVVQLVKAIAESRGWRHDSHRLVWVALRKIAEESGDREVIALFAQVEQLHVNFYEGHLSRVEVDVFIDAARKLREKLKALRVGHASGTKPS; encoded by the coding sequence ATGGCGGCTTTACCGCCCTACATCGTAAAGTTGCTGGAGGAGAGGGGCGTGGATCCGGTTGCCTACGTCACCGAGCTGGTTCTCAGAGAGGTGGACCCCTCTGATAGAGAGAGGCTTTATGAAGAGTCCTCGGAGTATTTCTGGACTGAGGGGCTGTCCCTAGTGGAGAGGGGGGAGCTCAGGCAGGGCGGGGAGAAGATTTGGAACTCCGTGGTTCAGCTCGTCAAGGCGATCGCGGAGAGCCGGGGCTGGAGGCACGACTCCCATAGACTTGTATGGGTTGCCTTGAGGAAAATCGCCGAGGAGTCTGGGGACAGGGAGGTTATAGCCCTCTTCGCCCAGGTGGAGCAGCTCCACGTAAACTTCTACGAGGGCCACCTCAGCCGTGTAGAGGTGGATGTATTTATAGACGCCGCTAGAAAACTTAGAGAAAAGCTGAAAGCGCTGAGAGTAGGACACGCCAGTGGTACAAAGCCAAGCTGA
- a CDS encoding cytochrome c3 family protein has product MKRSLSRVFILRIVVLALLAILLALPVFYAYFTYTPTLNVQCSICHTMKFYVANISKPHATYSCLVCHNLDMAKILNIMWTYVTQSPAPRTVFEKYYPHRDLLENCKKCHADSSRLAIHKVHDQVVKTLGTCSVCHAVHIQNFLDQSCVKCHPYLDTVDKHMQMHGGVVARLAADDCARCHSPLADAPVLPANICLEATIEGRSCMSCHAQLRPPDISDKPCIKCHYK; this is encoded by the coding sequence GTGAAGAGGAGTCTAAGCAGAGTTTTTATTCTGCGAATCGTCGTATTGGCTCTATTGGCTATTCTCCTGGCTTTACCAGTTTTTTATGCATACTTTACGTATACCCCCACGTTAAATGTGCAGTGTAGCATCTGCCACACAATGAAGTTCTACGTGGCTAATATAAGTAAGCCACACGCCACCTACAGCTGTTTGGTGTGCCACAACCTTGATATGGCGAAGATTCTCAACATAATGTGGACGTATGTCACGCAGTCTCCAGCGCCGCGGACAGTTTTTGAAAAGTACTACCCACACAGAGATCTGCTAGAGAACTGTAAAAAATGTCATGCAGATTCTAGCAGATTGGCAATACATAAGGTTCATGACCAAGTTGTAAAAACCTTAGGGACTTGTAGCGTCTGCCACGCAGTACATATCCAGAACTTCCTAGACCAGTCGTGTGTCAAGTGCCACCCCTATCTCGACACGGTGGATAAACACATGCAGATGCACGGCGGCGTAGTTGCGCGGCTGGCCGCCGACGACTGCGCAAGGTGCCACTCGCCTCTGGCAGATGCACCTGTACTGCCTGCGAATATTTGCCTAGAGGCCACTATCGAGGGGAGGAGTTGTATGAGTTGCCACGCCCAGCTCAGGCCGCCGGATATATCAGACAAGCCCTGCATCAAGTGTCATTATAAGTAA